A window from Actinomycetospora corticicola encodes these proteins:
- a CDS encoding 3-keto-5-aminohexanoate cleavage protein has protein sequence MRPRNRRVVVTAALTGAADSPAKSPHVPVTPQQIADDAIAAARAGAAVVHVHVRHPETGIRSRDVALYREAAGLIRASDVDVVLNLTAGMGGDLVVDAEDPLKPVDGTDLVSQHDRMPHVEELLPDIATLDCGSYNFGDGQALYVSTTDMLREGAKRFQEIGVKPELEVFDSGQLWFAKVLREEGLIDTPGLFQLCMGVPYGAPADPGLLMAMVNQLPDDAEFTSFALGRDQLPWVAQSVLLGGHARVGLEDNLYLARGVKATNAQLVERAATIIESLGSAVATPDEAREIFGLHR, from the coding sequence GTGAGACCCAGGAACCGCCGCGTCGTCGTCACCGCCGCGCTCACCGGCGCCGCCGACTCCCCCGCCAAGAGCCCGCACGTCCCCGTCACCCCGCAGCAGATCGCCGACGACGCGATCGCCGCCGCGCGGGCGGGCGCGGCGGTCGTGCACGTCCACGTGCGCCACCCCGAGACCGGCATCCGGTCCCGCGACGTCGCGCTCTACCGCGAGGCGGCCGGGCTGATCCGGGCGAGCGACGTCGACGTCGTCCTCAACCTGACGGCGGGCATGGGCGGCGACCTCGTCGTCGACGCCGAGGACCCGCTCAAGCCCGTCGACGGCACCGACCTCGTCAGCCAGCACGACCGCATGCCGCACGTCGAGGAACTCCTTCCCGACATCGCGACCCTCGACTGCGGGTCCTACAACTTCGGTGACGGCCAGGCCCTCTACGTCTCCACCACCGACATGCTGCGTGAGGGCGCGAAGCGGTTCCAGGAGATCGGTGTGAAGCCGGAGCTCGAGGTGTTCGACTCCGGCCAGCTGTGGTTCGCGAAGGTCCTGCGCGAGGAGGGACTCATCGACACGCCGGGGCTCTTCCAGCTCTGCATGGGCGTGCCCTACGGCGCGCCCGCCGACCCGGGCCTGCTGATGGCCATGGTCAACCAGCTCCCGGACGACGCCGAGTTCACCTCCTTCGCGCTCGGCCGCGACCAACTCCCGTGGGTCGCGCAGTCGGTGCTGCTCGGCGGGCACGCGCGCGTCGGGCTCGAGGACAACCTCTACCTCGCGCGTGGGGTGAAGGCGACGAACGCCCAGCTCGTGGAGCGGGCGGCCACGATCATCGAGTCCCTCGGGTCGGCCGTCGCCACCCCGGACGAGGCCCGCGAGATCTTCGGACTGCACCGGTGA
- a CDS encoding TetR family transcriptional regulator C-terminal domain-containing protein, with protein sequence MDDDGLRHRVRAAIDAAGSRRRVAAAVGLDETKLSKSLAGRRRFTADELDRIAAATGTDLAWLLRGEGPPPVTATSDLISARSDPDDARKRILDAAWTLIASRGYHRVRIADVAEAAGTSSASVHYHFADKDALLDEALRHNVELAHDRQSAALTAIDDPVARLEKLLDLQMPEGPVLEPEWSIWMQVWVEAVTERWSPGSHRDLYARGQDRWFRTVLLTLESGARAGVFTEGDQTLRARQLTALVDGLGVGVMTGASTPAQMRAALHDFTASIVRKDHP encoded by the coding sequence ATGGACGACGACGGGCTCCGCCACCGGGTCCGCGCGGCGATCGACGCGGCGGGTTCCCGACGACGGGTGGCGGCGGCGGTCGGGCTCGACGAGACGAAGCTGTCGAAGTCGCTCGCCGGGCGACGCCGGTTCACCGCCGACGAGCTGGACCGGATCGCCGCGGCGACCGGCACCGACCTGGCCTGGCTGCTCCGCGGCGAGGGCCCGCCCCCGGTGACGGCGACGTCTGACCTCATCAGTGCGCGCAGCGACCCCGACGACGCCCGCAAGCGCATCCTCGACGCCGCCTGGACGCTCATCGCGTCCCGCGGCTACCACCGCGTGCGCATCGCCGACGTCGCCGAGGCCGCCGGCACGAGCAGCGCCTCGGTGCACTACCACTTCGCCGACAAGGACGCCCTGCTCGACGAGGCGCTGCGCCACAACGTCGAGCTCGCCCACGACCGGCAGTCGGCCGCCCTCACCGCGATCGACGACCCGGTCGCCCGGCTGGAGAAGCTCCTCGACCTGCAGATGCCCGAGGGCCCGGTGCTGGAGCCGGAGTGGTCGATCTGGATGCAGGTGTGGGTCGAGGCGGTCACCGAACGGTGGAGTCCGGGCAGCCACCGCGACCTCTACGCCCGCGGCCAGGACCGCTGGTTCCGCACCGTGCTGCTCACCCTCGAGAGCGGCGCCCGCGCCGGCGTCTTCACCGAGGGCGACCAGACCCTGCGCGCCCGCCAGCTCACCGCCCTCGTCGACGGCCTCGGCGTCGGCGTCATGACCGGGGCGTCGACCCCGGCGCAGATGCGCGCCGCGCTGCACGACTTCACCGCATCCATCGTCCGGAAGGACCACCCGTGA
- a CDS encoding SH3-like domain-containing protein: MAYANDVGGMHGFGELPEEGHGFESVWEAQVFALNQACVAAGVYTLDEFRHTMEQIPPAQYYAMPYYERWLYAVERLLA; the protein is encoded by the coding sequence GTGGCGTACGCGAACGACGTCGGCGGGATGCACGGTTTCGGCGAGCTGCCCGAGGAGGGGCACGGCTTCGAGTCGGTGTGGGAGGCGCAGGTCTTCGCGCTGAACCAGGCGTGCGTGGCGGCGGGCGTCTACACGCTCGACGAGTTCCGGCACACCATGGAGCAGATCCCGCCGGCGCAGTACTACGCGATGCCCTATTACGAGCGCTGGCTGTACGCGGTCGAACGGTTGCTGGCATGA
- a CDS encoding SH3-like domain-containing protein, which produces MSPGDRVRVRMLNPPGHNRAPVYVRGRTGTVVRSVGDGRFPDEAAAVGADARREEIVTVAFDGAELWGPDGGPHDRVHVDLFVSYLERA; this is translated from the coding sequence ATGAGCCCCGGCGACCGGGTACGCGTGCGCATGCTGAACCCGCCGGGCCACAACCGCGCGCCGGTGTACGTGCGCGGGCGGACCGGGACCGTCGTGCGGTCGGTGGGGGACGGGCGGTTCCCCGACGAGGCCGCGGCGGTGGGTGCCGACGCCCGCCGGGAGGAGATCGTCACCGTCGCCTTCGACGGCGCCGAGCTGTGGGGCCCCGACGGCGGCCCGCACGACCGCGTCCACGTCGACCTCTTCGTCAGCTATCTGGAGCGTGCATGA
- a CDS encoding nitrile hydratase subunit alpha yields MSGSGHHRNGELQARVNVLLALAEERGVVTRTQIDERIEALGTSVSPLNGALMVVRAWNDDGYRERLLADAGAAAAEVGIAGGGYSSDIRLHAVANTPEVHNVVVCTLCSCYPLAWLGPPPAWYKSEAYRSRVVRDPRGVLAEFGTVLPDDVEVRVWDASAEARYLVVPMAPDGAGALSEDDQLDLVTRDCLIGVAVP; encoded by the coding sequence ATGAGCGGGTCCGGCCACCATCGCAACGGCGAGCTGCAGGCGCGGGTGAACGTGCTGCTGGCGCTGGCCGAGGAGCGCGGCGTCGTGACGCGCACGCAGATCGACGAGCGGATCGAGGCGCTGGGGACGTCGGTGTCGCCGCTGAACGGCGCGCTCATGGTCGTCCGGGCCTGGAACGACGACGGGTACCGCGAGCGGCTGCTCGCCGACGCCGGGGCGGCCGCGGCGGAGGTCGGGATCGCCGGCGGCGGCTACTCCTCGGACATCCGGCTGCACGCGGTGGCGAACACCCCGGAGGTGCACAACGTCGTCGTCTGCACCCTGTGCTCCTGCTACCCGCTGGCATGGCTCGGCCCGCCGCCGGCCTGGTACAAGTCCGAGGCCTACCGGTCGCGGGTGGTGCGCGACCCGCGCGGGGTGCTGGCGGAGTTCGGGACGGTGTTGCCGGACGACGTCGAGGTCCGGGTGTGGGACGCGAGCGCCGAGGCCCGGTACCTGGTCGTGCCGATGGCGCCGGACGGGGCCGGCGCGCTGTCCGAGGACGACCAGCTCGACCTCGTCACCCGGGACTGCCTGATCGGCGTCGCCGTTCCCTGA
- a CDS encoding IclR family transcriptional regulator — MTVLPFSPPVADDGLEDTPLRSVSTAVAVLDCFASEAELGATKVAARLGIAKSTACRMLAALAAGGLLEKAGSGRYRLGLRLFEYGQLAVDRLLLREVAMPVLGELRETVRETVQLGVAVGTDVLYLERLETPGAGLRFRTDYHRNPAHSSSIGRVLAASDPSLVVAILERGLERRTPFTVVDPLRWRRTLVQTREQGYATCRDEYDQGWSSIAAPILTGAAGRRRAVAAVSVVGSTSRVLGPRKPALVQGVRRAAERISVALERASS; from the coding sequence ATGACGGTGCTGCCCTTCTCGCCGCCGGTGGCCGACGACGGGTTGGAGGACACCCCGCTGCGGTCGGTCTCGACCGCGGTCGCCGTCCTCGACTGCTTCGCCTCCGAGGCCGAGCTCGGTGCGACGAAGGTGGCGGCGCGGCTCGGGATCGCGAAGTCGACGGCGTGCCGGATGCTCGCGGCCCTCGCCGCGGGCGGGCTGCTGGAGAAGGCCGGCTCGGGGCGCTACCGGCTCGGCCTGCGGCTGTTCGAGTACGGGCAGCTGGCCGTCGATCGACTGCTGCTCCGCGAGGTGGCCATGCCGGTGCTCGGCGAGCTGCGGGAGACCGTCCGCGAGACCGTGCAGCTCGGCGTCGCGGTGGGCACCGACGTGCTCTACCTCGAGCGGCTGGAGACGCCGGGCGCGGGCCTCCGGTTCCGTACCGACTACCACCGGAACCCGGCGCACTCGTCGTCGATCGGCCGGGTGCTCGCCGCGTCCGACCCGTCGTTGGTCGTGGCCATCCTGGAACGCGGCCTGGAGCGCCGGACCCCGTTCACCGTGGTCGACCCGCTCCGCTGGCGGCGGACGCTCGTGCAGACGCGGGAGCAGGGCTACGCCACGTGCCGCGACGAGTACGACCAGGGCTGGTCGTCGATCGCAGCGCCCATCCTCACCGGCGCGGCCGGTCGTCGTCGGGCCGTGGCCGCCGTGTCGGTGGTGGGGTCGACCTCCCGTGTGCTCGGGCCGCGCAAGCCTGCGCTCGTGCAGGGGGTCCGCCGTGCCGCCGAGCGGATCAGCGTCGCCCTGGAGCGCGCGTCGTCGTAG
- a CDS encoding histidine phosphatase family protein — MARDPRSVDRYETPDYLSKYRSRRQVGAGGDAPAEDGVPLYLRRFRERTTESSGSETSVSYEGERFTPALAEASRGKEIAAPVERKATEKITCEISIIRHGITQGYSTDAGLTPMGAWQAHRRGHELARRFSDGDRVLLVCADTNRARQTADQLFRGAKDGLSMWGIDAEITDKEPIPELRNFGVWTPDGLRDVTSAFRQYQATNETLERLAVGDRPRWLVEIDRFYRTQLGGADPIQEWLTIPMMYFEPPAMCVRRFWRGFHRLMSEQPGHQRILAATHSGPMRAFATWAHGYDPGEPLNTEEIRVKMREGGRTAFVSYRNRVTEVNVPPPDEFPNWEA, encoded by the coding sequence ATGGCCCGCGATCCCCGGTCCGTCGACCGTTACGAGACGCCGGACTACCTCTCGAAGTACCGGTCCCGACGGCAGGTCGGTGCCGGCGGCGACGCCCCCGCGGAGGACGGCGTCCCGCTCTACCTGCGCCGCTTCCGCGAACGGACCACGGAGTCGTCGGGCAGCGAGACGTCGGTCTCCTACGAGGGCGAGCGCTTCACCCCGGCCCTCGCGGAGGCCAGCCGCGGCAAGGAGATCGCCGCGCCGGTGGAGCGGAAGGCCACCGAGAAGATCACCTGCGAGATCTCGATCATCCGGCACGGCATCACCCAGGGGTACTCCACCGACGCCGGGCTGACCCCGATGGGCGCCTGGCAGGCGCACCGCCGCGGGCACGAGCTCGCGCGGCGCTTCTCCGACGGTGACCGCGTCCTGCTCGTCTGCGCCGACACCAACCGGGCCCGTCAGACCGCCGACCAGCTCTTCCGCGGCGCCAAGGACGGCCTGTCGATGTGGGGCATCGACGCCGAGATCACCGACAAGGAGCCGATCCCGGAGCTGCGCAACTTCGGGGTGTGGACCCCCGACGGGCTGCGCGACGTGACCTCGGCGTTCCGCCAGTACCAGGCGACGAACGAGACGCTGGAGCGGCTCGCCGTCGGGGACCGGCCGCGGTGGCTCGTCGAGATCGACCGGTTCTACCGGACCCAGCTGGGCGGGGCGGACCCGATCCAGGAGTGGCTGACGATCCCGATGATGTACTTCGAGCCGCCGGCGATGTGCGTGCGGCGGTTCTGGCGGGGCTTCCACCGGCTGATGTCCGAACAGCCCGGGCACCAGCGGATCCTCGCCGCGACGCACTCCGGCCCGATGCGCGCCTTCGCCACCTGGGCCCACGGCTACGACCCCGGCGAACCCCTCAACACCGAGGAGATCCGGGTCAAGATGCGCGAGGGCGGGCGCACCGCGTTCGTCTCCTACCGGAATCGGGTGACCGAGGTGAACGTGCCTCCGCCCGACGAGTTCCCGAACTGGGAGGCGTGA
- a CDS encoding catechol 2,3-dioxygenase produces MPANSTSDRILRLQHVEIRVPDLELATAYYTEVLGLVETARDERDGAERVFLKCWDEREHHSVILRSAPTHGLDHMSFKLHAAEDLDHFTTKLEAAGVPVKRFAARELGPGWGEAIRFEAPSGHLVELVHGMERIGNMLPMQNPPPRPQDLVGIAPPRLDHVFVMAEDVEAFTAFFCDLLEFRLTEQILANDGHQLATFLEHSHTPHDIAVITGPNGALHHFAFWMDDWNGIRDAADTLAYHGVPIDVAPTRHGVTRGYTTYFFDPAGNRNELFTGGYWVDPDFEPITWTEEEMGRAIFYYHRQVNERFFTVHS; encoded by the coding sequence ATGCCGGCGAATTCGACCTCCGACCGCATCCTGCGCCTGCAGCACGTCGAGATCCGCGTCCCGGACCTCGAGCTCGCGACCGCCTACTACACCGAGGTGCTCGGCCTCGTCGAGACCGCGCGCGACGAGCGCGACGGCGCCGAGCGCGTGTTCCTCAAGTGCTGGGACGAGCGCGAGCACCACTCCGTGATCCTGCGGTCCGCGCCGACCCACGGCCTGGACCACATGTCGTTCAAGCTGCACGCCGCCGAGGACCTCGACCACTTCACGACGAAGCTCGAGGCGGCCGGGGTGCCCGTCAAGCGGTTCGCCGCGCGGGAGCTCGGCCCCGGATGGGGCGAGGCGATCCGGTTCGAGGCCCCGTCGGGCCACCTCGTGGAGCTGGTCCACGGCATGGAGCGCATCGGGAACATGCTCCCGATGCAGAACCCGCCGCCCCGTCCGCAGGACCTGGTGGGGATCGCGCCGCCGCGCCTGGACCACGTGTTCGTCATGGCCGAGGACGTCGAGGCGTTCACCGCGTTCTTCTGCGACCTGCTCGAGTTCCGGCTCACCGAGCAGATCCTCGCGAACGACGGGCACCAGCTCGCCACGTTCCTCGAGCACTCCCACACCCCGCACGACATCGCCGTCATCACGGGCCCGAACGGGGCGCTGCACCACTTCGCGTTCTGGATGGACGACTGGAACGGCATCCGCGACGCCGCCGACACGCTGGCCTACCACGGCGTGCCGATCGACGTGGCGCCCACGCGCCACGGCGTCACCCGCGGCTACACCACCTACTTCTTCGACCCGGCCGGCAACCGGAACGAACTGTTCACCGGCGGCTACTGGGTCGACCCCGACTTCGAGCCGATCACGTGGACCGAGGAGGAGATGGGGCGCGCCATCTTCTACTACCACCGCCAGGTCAACGAGCGCTTCTTCACGGTGCACTCCTGA
- a CDS encoding catechol 2,3-dioxygenase — protein sequence MGILRLAHIDVRTPDLDLSTAYYTEVMGLQQVQRTDDTVYLKCWDEEDHHSLRMRYHPRTGMDSFTFRVEAEDDLADFENKVEAYGCPISRVSRGEAVGQGESLRFEVPSGQIMELVWDIEKTGNLLGKHNPSPTPPPDLPGIAPPRMDHMLVNAEEVAESAKFFIDVLGLRMTEQVLDGNGHQLGVWLAGRTNSPHDIAIVNGPNGALHHWAYWLDDWDHIRKAADTLAYNGVQIDQGPTRHGVTRGNTIYFFDPLGIRNEVFTGGYWVDPDTEILTWTEDNFGKGLFYYENVVSQRFLRMHT from the coding sequence GTGGGCATCCTGCGCCTCGCACACATCGACGTGCGGACCCCCGACCTCGACCTCTCGACGGCCTACTACACCGAGGTCATGGGCCTGCAGCAGGTGCAGCGGACCGACGACACGGTGTACCTGAAGTGCTGGGACGAGGAGGACCACCACTCCCTGCGGATGCGCTACCACCCGCGCACCGGGATGGACTCCTTCACGTTCCGGGTGGAAGCCGAGGACGACCTCGCCGACTTCGAGAACAAGGTCGAGGCGTACGGGTGCCCGATTTCGCGGGTGAGCCGCGGCGAGGCGGTCGGGCAGGGCGAGTCGCTGCGCTTCGAGGTCCCGTCCGGCCAGATCATGGAGCTGGTCTGGGACATCGAGAAGACCGGCAACCTGCTCGGCAAGCACAACCCGTCGCCCACGCCGCCGCCCGACCTGCCGGGCATCGCGCCCCCGCGGATGGACCACATGCTGGTCAACGCCGAGGAGGTCGCCGAGTCGGCCAAGTTCTTCATCGACGTGCTCGGGCTGCGGATGACCGAGCAGGTCCTCGACGGCAACGGCCACCAGCTCGGCGTCTGGCTCGCCGGCCGCACGAACTCCCCGCACGACATCGCGATCGTCAACGGTCCGAACGGCGCGCTGCACCACTGGGCCTACTGGCTCGACGACTGGGACCACATCCGCAAGGCCGCGGACACGCTCGCCTACAACGGCGTGCAGATCGACCAGGGCCCGACGCGCCACGGCGTCACCCGCGGCAACACCATCTACTTCTTCGACCCGCTCGGGATCCGCAACGAGGTCTTCACCGGCGGCTACTGGGTCGACCCCGACACCGAGATCCTCACGTGGACCGAGGACAACTTCGGCAAGGGCCTCTTCTACTACGAGAACGTCGTCAGCCAGCGCTTCCTGCGCATGCACACGTGA
- a CDS encoding IclR family transcriptional regulator, whose translation MTNAARLLKAFLSREESLGVSELSRRLGLGKSAVHRLLATLAAEGLVTRAESGGYRLGMVMFELGEAVRAHLDLHGAAGPVLVELRAQTGESSQVGVLDGDEVVYVDRLESTHSLRLFHETGRRVPLHCTSSGKVLLAAMPEERREAVVARGFTALTPHTIVEPDAVRAELATVRRRGWAEAIDEREIGVASLAAPVFGPGGDVVAAISVGAPVLRFLALPREHLVRCVVEAGEAVSRRLGWSPETERPANPSDPSSGRLEEPRHARV comes from the coding sequence GTGACCAACGCCGCCCGCCTGCTCAAGGCCTTCCTCTCCCGCGAGGAGTCGCTCGGGGTCTCGGAGCTGTCCCGACGACTGGGCCTGGGCAAGTCCGCCGTCCACCGCCTGCTCGCCACGCTGGCGGCCGAGGGTCTGGTGACCCGCGCCGAGAGCGGCGGCTACCGGCTCGGGATGGTGATGTTCGAGCTGGGCGAGGCCGTGCGCGCGCACCTGGACCTGCACGGTGCCGCCGGGCCGGTGCTCGTCGAGCTCCGGGCGCAGACGGGGGAGTCCTCGCAGGTCGGGGTGCTCGACGGCGACGAGGTCGTCTACGTCGACCGGCTCGAGAGCACGCACTCGCTGCGCCTGTTCCACGAGACCGGTCGCCGCGTGCCGCTGCACTGCACGAGCTCCGGGAAGGTGCTGCTCGCGGCGATGCCCGAGGAGCGGCGCGAGGCCGTCGTCGCCCGGGGCTTCACCGCGCTGACCCCGCACACGATCGTCGAACCCGACGCCGTCCGCGCCGAGCTCGCGACCGTCCGCCGCCGGGGGTGGGCGGAGGCGATCGACGAGCGCGAGATCGGGGTCGCCTCCCTCGCCGCGCCGGTGTTCGGCCCGGGCGGGGACGTCGTGGCCGCGATCAGCGTCGGCGCCCCGGTGCTGCGCTTCCTGGCCCTCCCGCGCGAGCACCTCGTGCGGTGCGTCGTCGAGGCCGGGGAGGCCGTGTCGCGGCGACTCGGCTGGAGCCCGGAGACGGAGCGGCCCGCGAACCCGAGTGACCCGTCGTCAGGAAGGCTGGAGGAGCCCCGGCATGCCCGTGTCTGA
- a CDS encoding 2-keto-4-pentenoate hydratase: protein MPVSDPESKARALYDARRMRTPIPPFTDEDPSLGMADGYAIQRELVPLLLADGDRIVGYKVGLTSKAMQKMIGVDDPDHGPVLASTVYRDGDTLSLADFIAPKVEAEIVFVLGERLAGPGVGPTDAARAVAGAAAAMEIVDSRIADWRIQLADTVADLASNGAVAVSSRVVPLAGLDTRLIGMTLTRNGELLDTGAGAAALGDPLAVVAWLANVLGEHGVALEPGHLVMTGALHAAVPMAAGEVYRAEFDRLGPISIRVAP from the coding sequence ATGCCCGTGTCTGACCCGGAGTCCAAGGCCCGCGCGCTCTACGACGCGCGGCGCATGCGGACCCCGATCCCGCCGTTCACCGACGAGGACCCGTCTCTGGGGATGGCCGACGGCTACGCGATCCAGCGGGAGCTGGTGCCGCTGCTGCTCGCCGACGGCGACCGGATCGTCGGCTACAAGGTGGGCCTGACCTCGAAGGCCATGCAGAAGATGATCGGGGTGGACGACCCCGACCACGGCCCCGTCCTCGCCTCCACGGTCTACCGCGACGGGGACACGCTCTCGCTCGCCGACTTCATCGCCCCCAAGGTCGAGGCCGAGATCGTGTTCGTGCTGGGGGAGCGGCTGGCGGGCCCCGGCGTCGGGCCGACCGACGCGGCCCGGGCCGTCGCGGGCGCGGCGGCGGCGATGGAGATCGTCGACTCCCGGATCGCGGACTGGCGGATCCAGCTCGCGGACACGGTCGCCGACCTCGCCTCGAACGGCGCGGTCGCGGTGTCGTCGCGGGTGGTGCCGCTGGCGGGCCTCGACACGCGGTTGATCGGCATGACGCTGACCCGCAACGGGGAGCTGCTCGACACCGGGGCGGGCGCGGCGGCGCTCGGCGACCCGCTGGCGGTGGTGGCGTGGCTCGCCAACGTGCTCGGCGAGCACGGCGTGGCGCTGGAGCCGGGGCACCTGGTGATGACCGGCGCCCTGCACGCGGCGGTCCCCATGGCGGCGGGCGAGGTCTACCGCGCGGAGTTCGACCGGCTGGGTCCGATCAGCATCAGGGTGGCACCGTGA
- a CDS encoding fumarylacetoacetate hydrolase family protein — protein MNHEELAARLSKAVAERTAIEPLSDEYPDLDLEAGYAVQRVLRDQAGPLAGWKLGVTSRAKQAQVGVSAPVCGFLPAAAALDLGEPLRAGELIQPRAEPEIVFVLGRDLSGAHCTAVDVLSATSGLAVGIEILDSRFRDYRFTMADVVADDTSAARYVVGTPVPPAGVDVRLVGVVLEKNGELVATASGAASLGHPAAAVAWLVRRLALSGEGLRAGEVVLSGGLTAATPVASGDVVTVSIDRLGTVELPVSE, from the coding sequence GTGAATCACGAGGAACTGGCGGCACGGCTGTCGAAGGCCGTGGCTGAGCGGACGGCGATCGAGCCGCTCAGCGACGAGTACCCCGACCTCGACCTGGAGGCCGGCTACGCCGTGCAGCGGGTGCTGCGCGACCAGGCCGGGCCGCTCGCGGGCTGGAAGCTCGGCGTCACGTCGCGGGCGAAGCAGGCCCAGGTCGGCGTCTCCGCCCCGGTCTGCGGCTTCCTGCCGGCCGCCGCCGCGCTCGACCTCGGCGAGCCGCTGCGCGCGGGCGAGCTGATCCAGCCGCGCGCCGAGCCGGAGATCGTGTTCGTGCTCGGACGCGACCTCTCCGGCGCGCACTGCACCGCCGTCGACGTGCTCTCCGCGACCTCGGGCCTCGCCGTCGGGATCGAGATCCTCGACTCCCGCTTCCGCGACTACCGCTTCACGATGGCCGACGTCGTCGCCGACGACACCTCGGCGGCCCGCTACGTCGTCGGGACCCCCGTGCCGCCGGCGGGCGTCGACGTCCGCCTCGTCGGGGTGGTGCTGGAGAAGAACGGCGAGCTGGTCGCCACCGCCTCGGGCGCGGCGTCGCTGGGCCACCCGGCCGCGGCCGTGGCGTGGCTCGTCCGGCGCCTCGCGCTCTCCGGCGAGGGGCTGCGGGCCGGTGAGGTCGTGCTCTCCGGCGGGCTGACCGCGGCGACCCCCGTGGCGTCGGGCGACGTGGTGACCGTGTCGATCGACCGGCTCGGCACCGTCGAGCTGCCCGTCTCCGAGTAG
- a CDS encoding 2-hydroxymuconate tautomerase, which produces MPLVQITLARGRTPEQLAALGEKVTAAVADAVGAPAGNVRVVVTECEPEHWFVGGESLAELRASGKR; this is translated from the coding sequence GTGCCCCTGGTCCAGATCACCCTCGCCCGTGGCCGCACCCCCGAGCAGCTGGCCGCGCTGGGGGAGAAGGTGACCGCCGCCGTCGCCGACGCCGTCGGCGCGCCCGCGGGCAACGTCCGCGTGGTGGTCACCGAGTGCGAGCCGGAGCACTGGTTCGTCGGCGGGGAGTCGCTCGCCGAGCTGCGGGCGTCCGGGAAGCGGTAG
- a CDS encoding Rieske 2Fe-2S domain-containing protein yields MLLALGDPAGRTAWTVSSPDGREFAVFRPDAGVVRVTDAGCPHRGGPMVEGRVADGEVRCPWHWYRFDLDTGECRTTDAHRLAVYPVVERDGAWFADVGEPAPVLSWSERLRAHARGD; encoded by the coding sequence GTGCTCCTCGCCCTGGGCGACCCGGCGGGTCGGACCGCGTGGACGGTCTCCAGCCCCGACGGCCGGGAGTTCGCGGTCTTCCGTCCCGACGCCGGGGTGGTGCGGGTGACCGACGCCGGCTGCCCGCACCGGGGCGGACCGATGGTCGAGGGACGGGTCGCCGACGGCGAGGTGCGCTGCCCGTGGCACTGGTACCGGTTCGACCTGGACACCGGCGAGTGCCGGACCACCGACGCCCACCGGCTCGCGGTGTACCCCGTGGTGGAGCGTGACGGGGCGTGGTTCGCCGACGTGGGCGAGCCGGCGCCGGTGCTGTCGTGGTCGGAACGGCTGCGGGCGCACGCGCGGGGGGACTGA
- a CDS encoding PadR family transcriptional regulator, whose translation MPGPRITPQTASVLAALLDREQAWGFEIGRATGLKAGTIYPILARLVAAGWVEDAWEDPELGRAEGRPSRRYYRLTTTGRARAVHATASGSPTPGAVGDALPGTSS comes from the coding sequence GTGCCCGGTCCACGCATCACCCCGCAGACGGCCTCGGTGCTCGCGGCACTGCTCGACCGCGAGCAGGCGTGGGGCTTCGAGATCGGTCGGGCGACCGGGCTGAAGGCGGGCACCATCTACCCGATCCTGGCGCGGCTGGTCGCCGCCGGATGGGTCGAGGACGCCTGGGAGGACCCGGAGCTCGGCCGGGCCGAGGGACGGCCGTCGCGGCGGTACTACCGGTTGACGACGACGGGTCGGGCCCGGGCCGTGCACGCGACGGCGTCGGGGTCGCCCACCCCGGGAGCGGTCGGCGACGCCCTGCCCGGGACCTCCTCGTGA